The region AGTTGAAGTAGCTATTTTGTTAATTGAggttatgatttattattattattattatttttttttttttaaagttactatTACAATTCTAATTCTGTAATATTgatattaatgctttttaaataaaatcacatgcagAGAAGCACATGCATTTtagatgtagttttttttgtattaaattccTAAGCATTTTAGCATTGGTGTGAGCTGCAGAAGTTTTGGTTTTGTGTCAAATCTACTATGAGGATTACTACTAACTACCCAAAATGTGAAACAGACTAATTTCACTCTGGTGTATTGCTCATATCTGTTTGGAAGATTGCTTTCTAACGACACATCGAACAGGTGCAGCTGAAGGCACAGCCTTGTGCCTCGGTCTCGTGGTTTGCATTGCCGCCGCTCTCCTGTTACTGTGTGAATCTGTTAGCTAACTTTGTTGGCAAGTGTGTTCCCTGTAATCTTAAACTATCATGTTACCATGAGGCCTCAGGTACTCAGAAGACGTTTTCAGGTCACTTTGTGCAGATTGAGATTCAAGACTCCTTTTAatactaaatgttttattcagtgctTCTTTCAACACTTAATTCTCGAAGTTTAGCTTCACAGATTGTTTTGTTCATCGTAGGGCAAGAACAGTAAGGTTACGTGACCCAAGAGACCAAGTTGTTGACTCAAGTTGTTGACGTGTTCCTTGCAGTGTTAGAAGATATCCTCCCTTCATTGAGCACATCATGGTGTCACTAAAGCCAACGCAAGACACAAGACCTTGTCAGATTGGTCTTAAATTAACCAACAAGATTCTTTAGTCTGAACTTTTGTGATTCTATCCTTCCTCAGTTGCACAATGAGGACGATCCCTCTGAAGGGGCCTCCGGTGCAGAGCCGTCCACATCCTCCCAGGCCGCTGTCGCAGGCATCGTGGATACGGAAGCTCCGCCTCCTCCTTATACCAGCGTGGTGCTCGGAGCAACAGCTGCAACAGGTACAGACACCTGGAAAAAGTTATTATTTCCAGAGTAAGGACAGGAAGCTACTAggttagaaatgtattttatattatatttatattgcaatAGAATAGAAGTGTTTTCGACATGCGTAAATGATGCATCAGCTGCCTTGGCACtcaacattttagttttagtcattgtgtatgaaaataaacacaattctgTCCAATTcattatgtaaatattacaatGACATCATCGCGGTTGAAAAAATGACcaactgaaaaaaattacaattggaaaaaaatcacaattttaactagggctgggcgatatatcgcatgctaTTGTCgagcgcatttcgtcagtaaagccggttccctgattaccgctaaatcgccatcacctgctttcaaatggagcggcatttaatagacagagccgtagttcactgacaagctatgcaatattgcgttcattatcgaaggcgattcatttgtgataatgaacacgatattgcatagcttgtcagtgaactacgactctgtctattaaatgccgctccatttgaaagcaggtaaTGGTGATTTAgtggtaatcagggaaccagatttattgacgaaatgcgcgtgacagcCGCATGTAATATATCGCCAAGCcctaattttaacaaaaattttaagcagcacagctgttttcaacattgataatagaaTGCAACAGTCTGGTTCCGGAAGAAAAATGGCATTCATATTCTGCATagggaaattgatttttaatgataactcATAAAGCTTTAATACTGTGAGGGCCAATGGGCCATGGTTGTTAAtaaatggtatatgcttttgttgcgTTATTTCAACTTTTGTTTTAAGTAGGGATGAAACGATGCACcccgagccggttgaaaatctataaatatgtgacgattcagtTGAATCAAGTCAGTTGAGATGTTAAATGAATCATGATACAGTCAGGGgtgggagtttatatgaatgtatctctgaggtgaacactgtcttcagaaaagtttaatGGTATTTTCTTCTCAatttgcctctgtataatgcatatttaagTAGTGCAGCGTTGCTTTGTTttcagcggtaaccaaggaaacactgtatagCTGCTGTTCcgtaagcgccacctactgtcagagcaTGAATTtgcacatctgctgtttttgtttcgtgcagatattttatttagcacagtatcacaaagctaaagtcagactattctgtttttgcatttgaattttgaaatgatacaatctaattgaaatcaaaaactgctcatgctgcatgcattcagcatctttgtttggattggttggtctaattttaaatggaaagagcacaagAAAAGTCACAGTTTGTTTACATgaagatatttcttttatttttatgatttgttgttttgatttgtctgattttcaaaaagttttttttcttttctttgcttcaaatcaaagttatcACTGCTGTGATTCAGCTCATAGCTGGTTggcttggttcatggcttatagtgctttaacaaagacttttatgtgtctatttaaataatatttcacaacatttatttatttaatatttttactctgtttttgatcaaatacaagtagccttggtgagtataaaatACTTTGTTCTAAAACATTTCGAAATCTTACCTGTCCCAATGTGAGATCTGCAAGCTTTAGCACACTTAAGATTACAATTAAAATCGAAATCTGAAATGATTACATTGTTGTGTAGATGCTAGATCTCTAGTTATTGACCCAAGTCCAAAGAGCTGACCTCCAAGTCTTCTGTCTTGTGTTTTGGTCTCTAGGTATGGCTCAGAGTAAGTCTGTCGGTTCTTATGCGTGTTTTATAAAAGGCCAGACTCGTAAGTCTGATGGCAAGTTATGCGTCACTACTTGGTGCTTTGCGTTATGGGTTTTATTAAGATCTCTAAATATGGGCTATAATACTTGTGATGCTTGACTTAGGTTAGGAAGACTCATTGTTTTGAAGACTCATAGCTAGAAATGTATGGCGTATGGCTGACCTGTGATTTCTATTGCTTTTCAGAGAGCACATTTCCGGGGGACTTTCCCGTTCCTCCACCATACAGCATTGCCACGTCTCTGCCCACATACGATGAGGCAGAGAAGGCCAAAGCGGCAGCCATGGCTGCCTCAGCGGTGGAGGTCATTCCACGAGTGAGTATCTCATCGGCCTACGCACCCACACATTCTGCAGAACCTCCATTCGCACAACTTTCCACTGCAGCTTCGGTACAGTCCAAAAAAATCCCTCAAAGGAAATAAATTGCTGTAGTAATGCTGCTATGATTTAATGATGACTAAAATGAAATGGGACATCTCTTAAAATCATGTGTGATTAGCTTTTAGCAGTAACATAAGTAGAGCCTTTTTGAGGATGTGGTGTGCCATAAAAGCCATGACCTAGAAAGAGAATCCCACAGATACTCTGATTTCTCTGAGCTCAGATCAAGAAGTCTTATGTAACGTGGCCCCAAAACGTATTTGGACTCTCTTAAGATGGTCTGAATGTCATTGCGTTAGATAACAGAATGACAAACCAACTGGCATCTGTAAACAAACGatgcttttctcagaactaacgtCCTTTTTCTGAGCCTCTTTTGCAGTGACCTCCACACAGAGTCCCAGTGTGGTATCTGTATTTGAAATGGTGTACTAAATTACTACTTACTGAATACTGTgacttaacaaaaaaataaaataaagctaaattttcagcagctattagtgtcatccttcagaaatcattctaatgtgctaatTTGCTGTccaagaaacatttataacaattattaatgttgaaaacggttgttcTACTTCATATATCTGTGAAAACCCtgatacactaccactcaaatgTTTGCGATAAGTAAGGAAGTatgaaaatagaaattaatacttttgtcaGGACACATTATTGATAAAAAGGGACAGTAAAaacctttataatgttacaaaagatttctatttaaaaaaaaaaaatgccattcttttaaactttgtattcATCGAGTAAcataaagaaatattaagcagcaaaaacggTAAGAACCATAACTAGACACTAATAATGGTGAATAATAATTGAGCagaaattcagcatattagaatgatttttcaaggatcatgtgacactgaagagtggagtaatgatgctaaaaattcagctttgaataacaggaatttttaaaaatatattcaaatcgaaaagagttcttttaaattgtaataatatttcacaatattactttatttatttattttcttactatattgttaatgaaataaatgaagccttggtaaGCACAAGActtatttcaacattaaaatattttaattattacagacttttatttatttgtttgtttgtttgtttgaaagttGCTTCATCCTGCAATTGCAAATTGAGGacattcagagagagaaagagagcaaagcaCCCAGTGCTGGAGCTCTGTTATGAAATCACTTCAGAAACAAAGAATGAATTGGAGCATTATTCAAGACCTTTACTTGTTATACAACCTCAGCAGCTCTGTTGTGAGCTGCGGTATCAGTGTGGTGCCGGGCTGGGTTACCAAAGGCGTAGGCTGGATCATAAAGGAGCTGTTCACACATTTTCTCagcctcgtgtcattccaaacccgtggAACACAAACATGTTGTGCAGAAAGTTGATGCTGTGGAGAAGTGAAatcatacagtgaaagtggatgGCTACAGAGCAGTCCAGTTCAAAAACTCCCCAGTAGTAGCAAAAGTTGTTTGCTGAAAAGacagacatctttttttttttttttttttagatgatcaAAATATGATCATACGTGTTCAAGGATCCTCCCCTAAAATGATCCTAAAACTTAAAAGACagctgtatatttttatatataaagaccCAATTTATACTGTGTTACGAATGAGGTCAAATCTCTAGTCAAAGAGTATTTCAAAACCCACTCATAACAATAATCAGGGAGCCGATCAACAGACTCCCTGGAGTCCCCGCTCTCACTCCCAAGgcttcaaaacaccaaaaaacactctttaaagtgaaaaagtgaatttattaaacaaaagtagATAAGGAGCAACATAAGCTTCAGGAGGGGGAAGagccaaaacaaataacaaaacaaagctaACTCATTTTAGAGATACTGACCTAGAAttaaaagaaactaaacaaaagtacaaaagcttCCCTCCCTAATTATCATAACCAGGAGAAAACGAATAATAAAAGAAAGGCACCCACCTCCCTACCATGCTCCAATTAGGTAAGGATCAGGATTTAACAAAAAGAGTCATAACATAGCAAAAGATAGTGGTTTACAACAAAGGTCTCATAACAAACAGTTAACAAACACTATGGGCACCATACTACATAGAAAACACATCTGTCTATCAGTCAAGGAAGCCATGAGAGCGGGGAGCCGTAGATCCATGGTTCAGGAGACTTAAATACAGCGCCAATAACTCCAGTCACCAATCAGGGCACTCGTTAGCAGCTCCACCTGTGAGTCATTGCAGTGAGAGTAACAAAAGAGGGAGGAAGAAAAACACGCCAGGGAAAACTAGACCACAAATACACATCTTCCCCATAAACCACACAACCTACTACACTCCCACGTAACACCTCCCCACCAGAAAGATGCTAAATAGGAAGTTTGTATCTGCTACACTGCATTACTGCAATTATTTTACACTTCAGCACCATAAACTCGAGACAGCGCATCCGCGACAATATTCTGCGAGCCTTTTTTATGAAGGCTCGCAGAATATTGTCTCTTGAATTATTAATGCCCAGCGCATTAAACGTTGATTCGAATTAGACATCCGAGCCAAAAAAACAAGTGGGTTGTGGTCGGTATACACCACAATTGGAAATGAACTTCCACCTAAATACACCTCGAAATGTTGCAACGCTAATAGCAACGCAAGAGCCTCTTTTTTCGATGGTACTATATCTGCGTTTTATAACGTGAACTTTTTCGAGACAGTAACAAACTGGGTGATCAACCTCGAACTCACTCTCTTGAAGTAAAAACCGCACCAGCTCCAGTAGCAGAGGCATCCACTTCCAACTTGAAAGAGCTTGCAAACTCTCGGGCTGCCAAAACAGGAGCATTACACAGCAAATCCTTAGCTGCTTGAAAAGCCTGCTCACAAGCCGGAGACCACACGAAAACTCGAGCGGTGCTAAGAAGATCAGTTAATGGTGATACCACACTGGCAAAATTACGACAAAACCCCCTGTAGTATCCGGCCATCCCCAAAAATCGACGCAGTTCTCTTTTATTCACTGGTACTGGAAACTTCATGACAGATGCAATCTTCGCATCAACCGGACATACCTGACCTTGACCCACTCTTTTCCCCAAGTAAACCACTGTTGCCTTGGCGAACTCACATTTGGCTAGGTTCAAAAGTCAGAGATGCACCACAAAAGCGTGAAAGTACTTCACGTAAAGAACTTAGATGTTCTTCCCAACTAGAAGAATATATTACCACATCGTCTAGATAAGCCTCACACTTCTGAACTCCATCTAGTACAATACGCATTAAGCGTTGAAATGTTGAAGGCGCATTACGCATTCCAAACGCCATAACAGAGTACTGCATAAAGTCATCAGGAGTTACAAACGCTGAAATCTCTGAGGCCCGAGGGGTAAGAGGAACTTGCCAGTACCCTTTAAGAAGATCTAATTTTGTAACAAACTTTGCGGGACCCACTCGATCTATACAGTCTTCCATACGTGGAAGCGGGAAAAAGAGTCAGGTTTAGTTACTGCATTGACTTTGCGATAGTCAGTGCATAACCGAACCGATGAATCAAGCCTTGGGAACTAACAAACAAGGCGAACTCCATGCACTCTGACTGGGACTTGCAAAATTATTCTGACGTAAATACTCGACCTCAGCTTTAACTACCTGCTTAGGTGCAGAACTTACTACAGAAACCTTCAAAATTTCAGCAATCTGTATTAGATCTTTTTTTCGAAATGCATCAAACTGCTGTATAGTGGGTTTTGACATAAATGATCCAACATCTAACTCCATTATTAGTGTTCGTTACTGCTTTAAACTAAATCAGCAAGACAAAAACAGGAGTAAATTTTACTCACCAAGACGACAGAAAATGGTACCACTTAGACTTGTTCGTTATCCACAAAATAAACGAGCGGTCACTTCCACTTGTACTCAAAACAAGAAAGagaaattcattcattaaattaacacaaaaacaaGCGGACGAGCCCCCATTTGTTTACGAATGAGGTCAAATCTCTAGTCAAAGAGTATTTCAAAACCCACCCACTCATAACAATAATCAGGGAGCCGATCAACAGACTCCCTGGAGTCCCCGCCGTGGCCTCACTCCCAAGgcttcaaaacaccaaaaaacactctttaaagtgaaaaagtgaatttattaaacaaaagtagATAAGGAGCAACATAAGCTTCAGGAGGGGGAAGagccaaaacaaataacaaaacaaagctaACTCATTTTAGAGATACTGACCTAGAAttaaaagaaactaaacaaaagtacaaaagcttCCCTCCCTGTTATCGTAACCAGGAGGAAAACGAATAATAAAAGAAAGGCACCCACCTCCCTACCATGCTCCAATTAGGGTAAGGATCAGGATTTAACAAAAAGAGTCATAACATAGCAAAAGATAGTGGTTTACAACAAAGGTCTCATAACAAACAGTTAACAAACACTATGGGCACCATACTACATAGAAAACACATCTGTCTATCAGTCAAGGAAGCCATTTCTGCGGGGAGCCGTAGATCCATGGTTTCAGGAGACTTAAATACAGCGCCAATAAATCCAGTCACCAATCAGGGCACTCTGTTAGCAGCTTTGGCCTGTGAGTCATTGCAGTGAGATGGATCAAAAGAGGGAGGAAGAAAAACACGCCAGGGAAAACTAGACCACAAATACACATCTTCCCCATAAACCACACAACCTACTACACTCCCACGTAACAActgtgaaaaatgttaaatataatgtattatttggaaaatatttagtttccaTTTTTCTCCCTATTTTCTTATACCATTGTACTGTTAGatgtatttaaaactaaatatattaattaatttattttatccgctttttattttgatctatttattaattgttttgtaataatttattaatttattttttacacagtttatttaatatatatatatatatatatatattatatatataatatatatatatataaacatttttttaattatttatttatttattttccacagaCTACAGTTTGATACTTTTATGAtatgtttatggttttttttatttttatttttttatttttggagcgTGACAGTTGGTCATTATTCACTTTCACACTATAGAAAAGACAAAGACATTATGCAAACTAATTATTtagcatatgggtttggaacaacatgaggtggAATAGaagacagcattttcattttctggtgaaCTTTTccctttacaaacaaataaataagataattgCACAGAATATCTATTGCTGCAAGCCCTTGAACTAGATGCTTAACCTCAGGTTGCTCTGAAGGGCCTGTCTCTGCTGCTACTGTACTTGAGTGAAAGTGTTTCCTGAAGGGAAAGTAATCAGGCTATGGAATAATGAGTTATATCACCATGCTGCTGTTATTTTTCTAagtgatttttataaaatgatctCTTTCAGAAAATTCAATACAGAAAATTGCAATAATCTGTCAAGGTTTTAATGAATTAAGATAGGAGTTACATTCTTTCATAACCATTTTCCACCTCTCTGacccttaattaaacacacagcTTGTGCTACTGTACCTGCTGTAAGTAAATGACTTTGCTTACATCTTTGTAATTAGTACACTGTTGTTTATGTAGCTGCTGCAGTTGCTGGTGTGTAAACATTTAGTTTGAAACAAAAACGATTTTCCGGTTCGGGATGACTTCAGTGACGCTGATCAGCTGAGGGTGGGAATGTCTTGCACTCCAGGATCCTGATTTTCTTCGGGAGACTTCAGTGACGCTGATCAGCTGAGGGTGGGTAACATGATGGAAAACATGCTGGCCTTTTTCAGTCCGTAATTTAGCTTCTTATGTTTTACACAGAGGTGCATGATTAGCATAACACACATTACAATCACACtaaattgaattacatttttaaataatggatTCTATCAAGAAAATGATGCAACACATTTTACAACAGAAAACTGATCAAGAATTGTCAAAATGATGCAACACATTTTACAACAGAAAACTGATCAAGAATTGTATATAGGAAAGAAATTACTAGgttttgttatattaattatacCTGATTATTAAAGGTACATTGCAATCTTTGCAAACCAAATAGCAAAATCAACTTTTTCGTAGATCTCAGTGTGTTTGTAATTGCTCTCAAATCACTTAATAAAAAGggtaattttattcatttatttatttaaatctttgtgttttttacacttttttttttaagtctttccccTATCGGCCACTGTTCTGTCAAAgcagaaatgcatttttgtttttttttaattgtgcatgcatTTAAAGATTGTGAAGTTGGATTCCATCATACTTTAATGCAAGAATTGCATTTTCTATGCTTTGATACCACTCTATAGATTGATGAACCAGCATGCATGGTTATGTTTCTACTGTTACAGTAGTATCTGATTTGTTTTTGCTAAATGTGGTTAAATATTTGGCTGCTCTTACTCAAGACTTCAACTCGACACTTACACAatcgcattttttattttttatttttttttttgtggtgaaccTAATTACTGTGGCTGTCATGTTATTTGTTGAATGTTGCCTTGAGAAGGAACACTTCCTTTCTGGTCAGGAATTACCCAATATGCATAATTACCAAGCAGTAAAATAGAAGGCAAACATGTGCATTTAAATCATTCTGGGAAATCATATTTGACTAGGACTGGGTGATATAGCCAAAAAATGATCTTTTGATATTTAAGATATGCCATATATGTTACCTCAGTGTGGTCTCAAATGActgaacaccaaaaaaaaaaaaaaaaagaattatatttcttataaactagactaacatatttgttttaccatttttataataacttaaaaaacaatataaaatttttacaCTACACATGCAGTCAAAACCACCATTTGTGTcaaatttaaaaagattattgTGCTAACATATGATTATTTACGGCAAATTTgcaattttttgattttgtgcaGTGATAGAGTTGCATGCAAAATGTGGGATGcagataaatataatgtttttggtaattaaaaactaacatttttattacaattagttGAAAACAAATTTATAATGGCATTTTAAAAACCTCTTGGGACAGACAAAAATGACCATTTTAAGGGGGGACTTTTGTTTAAAACTAGTCAATTTTCATGCAAAGTTATTTCTACATTAGAAAATAGTTTAAGTAATAGGTCTCACAACAAAATAACATATGATTTGTGTCTTTAAAAAGAAGTAAGTATACGTTTCACCCTATATGGTGGAGGAAccttttagtaaaataacagatTTAAGCATGTTggcttgaatttgttctagaaCAACACAAGAACTGCTTTTGCTTTTGTTCACTTGGCCGAGTAAGCCGGATGCAATTTGCTTCATTGATAATGGCTCTCATAACCTTGCTTATATGGAGTTTGCACAATGAAGGCCATGGTGGCAAACCTCCAAAAAACAAGCTTCactctcattcactctctctttcaAGGTCACCTCACCAAAACATTCCTTCCTAATGTGAAATTCCTTGATGATTTGCAACCCATCAAATGAACTGGACTGGATCCCACTGaggggaagaggaagaagagaaaaaaatcaaacgAGTATCTCTGCCAAGAGTTCTGAACTGAACTCGGTAAAAGCAGAAGGTTTTTCTGCACTCTGAGCGAGTGCAAATCAGCTCTTAATATCCATCCACAACATAACAACCACCAGTCCTCATCACACAAAAAACTTCTGGTTGATTACTAGATTTGGACAAGACAAGAAAGTGTGGTAATTCCACACACTGCATGCGGAGTAATGAATTTGTGTACTTGGGTTGAAAATATGCAGCCAAGACATCCTATGCAATGTCTTTTACTAAACTGGGTTAGCAGTCTTAGTTGGATGAAACTAGACTAGTTTTATTCTCTTTGCTTCATTGCATCCAAGGCCTTGACAAATTTGATTGCATTGCAGTATTAATATACCAAGTTTAGATAGAATTTGACGCGTAACTAGCTAACGGCGATGTAAAGTATAGATGCACAGTTTCTCTTCTTCTTAAGTTGTCTCGCTTAACTTTATAGTAAATGATTAAGAAACTTCATTGATGTGTTTCAAACTGGAAATGGAATTTGTACTTatcctaaaatataaattatcctaaaataaacattatcctTTTGCAACTTTATAATTTTTCCTAGatgacattatttaattttttttttttttatggttattggTTGTTTTAAGTTGTGACTTTGCTCAAGCTGTGACCTGCCTAGATGACTTTAGTTACTCGAATGCCTGAATGCaactgtcatttatttctattaatcACAAGCCTTTTTAGCAATATTGGATATAAAAGAAATGCATGGTTAACTCGGTTACAGCAGTTTAATGACTAAtccagtaaacaaacaaacaagcaaacaaaaaaaaaaaaaaagaagaaaagaaaacttagaaaaaaaaaaaaggcaacttacatttattaaatgtatgtaaaacaacCAAGCAACTTTTGTTGGAATAATGGTTTTGGATTTTCTCTGATTGCCAGAGATGATTGTGTGCTATGTTTATTCTCTTGTCTTGCATAATGCCAATAAAATTTGAACTCCCAGACACATTTCTTTGGAGTTTTTGTTTCAAGTTAACAAGCATTCTTAACATGCATTTTCATTCCTAGCCATTATTTATGTCTTTTCAATACAAAATATCATGTGGAATATGGgttgtgaatgccatttcatgttgactctaTTCTCACTAAAAGAGATTTATTGAAGATTTTGTAATGCCACTGTAATTATGAGTATTTAATGCATTGATTGGTTGGAAATTATACCAATTATCACACTTAAgaagtaataatatttgttaaaatgttagtCCATATCCTTCTgcaatgcagcatttacaaagatgagtaaataataattgtataattgttcttgtgatttgtgattaatttaatattattccCTTTAGTTAAATTTTGTTAGatgtacacatttttattttctaattatttttttatatttagtgatttatttaattatttatttggaataaagtATTTGATGTTCTTgaataaaatgtgaccctggaccacaaaactagtcttaagtgtCTATTTTAAGAAACtgacagctgaataaataagcccatccatttatatataattaataactaacaaaaaatattccgacaaaaaacaactataaaaaaagtaatcaaaccgagcaaaaaaaaaaaaaaaaaaaactaaatattgagaaaatcccctttgaagttgtccaaatgaattcttagctatgcctattactaatcaaaaattaagttttgatatattcacggtacaaaatattttcatggaacatgatctttacttaatatcctaatgattttcggcataaaagaaaaatctataattttgacccatacaatgtttttttggctattgctacaaatacacccaagcgacttaagactggttttgtggtccagggtcacaaatatgcaaaatattttagtGTATACAATTATGCAGAGACTTTGAATTGAAATGTTTGAAGCAAAAGAGAGA is a window of Cyprinus carpio isolate SPL01 chromosome B1, ASM1834038v1, whole genome shotgun sequence DNA encoding:
- the LOC109049217 gene encoding NEDD4 family-interacting protein 2-like; amino-acid sequence: MKMDQAASRYQVLHNEDDPSEGASGAEPSTSSQAAVAGIVDTEAPPPPYTSVVLGATAATESTFPGDFPVPPPYSIATSLPTYDEAEKAKAAAMAASAVEVIPRDDDFPVRDDFSDADQLRVGMSCTPGS